TTCTTCTGCGGTCGAAGTGAAATCTAAAATATCATCGGTAATTTGAAATGACATCCCAACATAATAGCCAAACCAATAGAGCTTGCGATGTATATCCTCAGAAGCACCTGCCGAAACAGCTCCTAATTGACAACTAACAGCAATTAACAATGCAGTTTTTCTCTTAATACGTCTTAAATAGGTTCTTAGTGCTTGATCAAATTGATACTTGTCTTTTATTTGCTCAATTTCTCCTAAACAAACGTCAACAATGGCTTGAGATAAAATTTTGTGAGCCAATGGATCCTCAATATTCGTCATCACTTCTAATGAACGTGCCAATAAATAGTCACCTGTGTACATCGCAATACGATTATCATATCTTGATTTAACAGTTGGTTTGCCCCTTCTTAATTCTGCATCATCTATCACATCATCATGTACGAGAGATGCCATATGTATTGTTTCAAGTGCAACAGCAACATGCTTTACTCGTTGAATGTCATAGTTACCAAACATTGCTGAGAGCAAAACAAAAACAGGACGAATTCGCTTCCCTCCTGCTTGCAGCAACTCCAAATTTGCTTGTCTTAAAAGAGGATACTCTGAAACAGCAGTCTTCTCAAGCTCTTTTTCAATTATTGTTAGATCATTATTTAAAAATGAATACATTGCTTTTAGTTTCATACGTTTTCACCTTAAACCCTGAATTAATGAATTCTCCTTACTTCCACGATATACCATATAAATAGGAATGACCACTATGTTAAAAGAGCAAGCAATATTACTCACATTTCTTAAAACATAAAAGTGGTCATGCCGTATATTTTTAATTATTTTCTTTTTCCTTGACTCCTAAATGCATAGCAGCAACTCCGCCGGTAAAAGCTTTGACTTCAACTTGTTTAAAGCCTGCTGTTTGAAACATCTTTGCTAATTCAACCATTCCAGGGAAATCCCGTGCAGATTCTTGTAGCCAAGAATATTCTTTATAGCTTTTAGCAAATATCTTCCCGAACATAGGCATGATATAACGAAAATAAATTGTGAAAAAATGTTTAAAAATCGGTAAGGTAGGTTGGGAAGTTTCTAAACATACTGCTTTTCCACCCGGCTTTAAGACACGATTCATTTCCTGTAGCACTTGCATATAATCT
This Metabacillus endolithicus DNA region includes the following protein-coding sequences:
- the hepT gene encoding heptaprenyl diphosphate synthase component II, which gives rise to MKLKAMYSFLNNDLTIIEKELEKTAVSEYPLLRQANLELLQAGGKRIRPVFVLLSAMFGNYDIQRVKHVAVALETIHMASLVHDDVIDDAELRRGKPTVKSRYDNRIAMYTGDYLLARSLEVMTNIEDPLAHKILSQAIVDVCLGEIEQIKDKYQFDQALRTYLRRIKRKTALLIAVSCQLGAVSAGASEDIHRKLYWFGYYVGMSFQITDDILDFTSTAEELGKPVGSDLLQGNITLPVLFALEDPIMKRDIEKISMKTTPEDMQQILEKILNSGVIERSAQVSERYLHKAFRILEELPKNRARSTLQSIAKYIGKRKF